From the Bradyrhizobium ontarionense genome, the window AGATCGAGGGCGGCAAGCCCGTGATCAAGGGCGCCTATGCGGCCGAGATCGACTATCCCAAGTAAGCCCGCGGAACGGCAGCCCCATGTTCTACACGATCATCGAGCAGGTCGTTAACGGCATCATCTCCGGATCGGTCTACGCGATCGTTGCCGTCGGCATGACGATGATCTTCGGTGTCCTGCGGGCAATCAATTTCGCTCACGGCGAATACTACATGCTCGGGACCTTCGGGGCCTGGTTCGCGATTGAGTATTTCGATCTGCCTTATCCGGTCGCGGTCGTGATCGGCGTGGTTGCGACGGCGGTCATCGCCGTGGTCGTCGGCAACCTCGTGATGCAACGGATCGTGGGAGCATCCGCCGAGGCCGGCGTGCTCGCGACGCTCGGTGTCTCGCTGATCCTGCAAAACACGACCATCCTGGTTTTCGGCGGCAGCTACAAGTTTTTCTCCGGCGGCTATATCGAGCCAGTGAGCATTCTTGGCCTCACCTTGGCCGAACAGCGTGTCCTGATCATCATCGTCGGCCTCGTCGTATTCGTCGGGCTCGAGCTGATGGTGACCTACAGCCGGATGGGCAAGGCCATGCGTGCGGTCTCGCAGAACATCGAGTGCTGCGCAGTGGTGGGCATCGATGTTCGCCAGATCGCGCTATGGACGTTCATTCTCGGAGCCTGTCTGGCGGCGCTCTCGGGTGTTTTGACGGCGCCGGTGAATGTGAGCGTCTACGGCGGCATGGGCGAGCTGATCACCTTCAAGACGCTGCCGATCATCATCATGGGCGGGCTCGGCAATGTGCGCGGCACGTTCGTCGCCGCGATGATCCTCGGCATCGCCGAGAGCCTCGTCGCCACGTATGTCGGCCTGCAATTCCGCGACACGGTCGGGTTCGCAACCTTGATGCTGGTGCTGATGTGGCGCCCACACGGGCTGTTTTCCGCGCAGGCGCGCTTCTAGATCCGGTGGTGATGACAGATGAGCGAGATCGCCCGGGAGCTAAGACATGACGCCCGCTGAACTCTCGGCCGTGACGCCGGGCCGGGACCTCCGTGTTCCCTTCGGTATCGCGCTCGCGGCGCTGGCCTGCGTTGCGCCGCTATTTCTGGGCAACTATCCTTTGCACGCGATCATCATCGCGCTGATCTTTCTGTTGCCGGCACACGGGCTCAACCTGCTGCTCGGTTACACCGGGCTGTTGTCGTTGGCCCAGGCAGCGTTCTTCGGCATCGGCGCTTACACGTCCGCGCTGCTGGCGGTGCATTTCGGTACACCCTTCTATGTGAACTTCCTGGCAGCGGGACTCATGGCCGGCGCCATTGCGCTGCCGCTCGGAATTCCTGCGCTGAGGTTGCGCGCCACGTCGTTCGTCATGTGCACGCTCGGCTTCGTCATCATCGGCCAGGCCATCGCCAAGAACTGGATCGGTCTGACGCGCGGCGACATGGGGCTGGCCGCCATTCCCAAGCCTTACTTTGCACTGGGACCGGCTTCGTTTACCGTCTCGGGCACGATCGGCTTCTACTATCTGGTCCTTAGCATCGCCGCAATCGCCACGCTCGTGGCCTACCTCATCGTCCGCTCGCCGGCCGGGCAGAACATGATCGCGATCCGCGAGAACGAGACGCTGGCGGAATCCGTCGGTATCCCGACTTGGCACTACAAGCTGGTGGTGTTCATGATCAGCGCCGCCTTCGCCGGTCTCGGCGGCAGCCTCTATGCGCACTACCTGACCGTCGTCAGTCCGCTCACGTTCCAGATGTATTACTCGACCACGATGCTGATCATCGTGCTCGGCGGCGGCGCGGGAACCGTCTCGGGCGTCATCTTCGGCAGCCTGGTGTTCGTGGGCCTCACGGAAGCGCTTCGCGTCGCGCCGGAGCTGCGCATGATCGCCTACGGTCTCTTCCTGCTCGGGCTCGTGTTCTGGTTTCCGAGCGGGTTTGCGCCGCTGATCGGCCGCTTCTGGTCCTTGCTGGAGACGCGCCGATGACCGGGCTCCCGATCCTCGACATCTCCGGCCTCTGCAAGTCCTATGGTGCCGTCCGCGCCGTCGACTGCGTCGATCTTCACGTCGACCGCGGCGAAATTTGCGGTCTGATCGGCCCAAACGGCTCGGGCAAGTCCACCTTCTTCGATTGTGTGACCGGGCTTGCCAAGCCCAATGCCGGGGCGGTCAAGCTCGATGGCCAGGACATCACGGGCTGGTCGCTGAACGATATCGCTCGCGAAGGTCGGATGCTGCGGTCATTCCAGAAGACGGTGGTGTTCGGCGCGCTGGACGTCGAGGAAAACCTCGTCATCGCCGGTCAGATGTTCACTTTCCCCAGTGTCTGGTCGACCTTCGGCATTGGATCCGCGGCCCGCAACCGCGTCGCGGCGTTGCGGGAGCGGGCGCGCGAGCTGATCAAGATCGCCGGTCTCTGGGACGTGCGGTCGCAGCCGGCGGGCAAGCTGTCGGGCGGCCAGCAGAAGCTGATCCAGTTCGCTTCGATGCTGATGCCGGAGCCGAAACTCATTCTGCTCGACGAGCCGATGGCCGGCATCAATCCCAAGCTGATCGAGCGGGTGGTCGAGAGCATCCGTCTTGCCAACACGTCTTTCGGTGTCAGCTTCCTCATCATCGAGCACAACATCGACGTGGTGACGAGCCTCTGTCAGCGCGTGGTCGTGCTCGACCAGGGGCGCAAGCTGGCGGAAGGCGCGCCGGACGACATCGTCCAGAACCAAGCGGTACGGGAGGCCTATCTCGGTGGCTGAACCCTCTCTCTCGATCAAGGGACTGCGCGCCGGCTACGGCTCGCTCGACATCCTCAACGGGGTCGATCTCGACGTTCCGCAGGGGCAGTTCGTCGCCCTGATGGGCCCGAACGGGGCGGGCAAGTCGACGTTGCTGAAGACGCTTTACGGCATGACCACGATCAAAGGCGGCAGCGTCAACTGGCAGGGCAGGGACATCACGGCTCTCAAGTCGCGCGCGATCCTGGCGGAAGGCATTTCATGGGTGCCGCAGGGGCGCTGCAATTTTCCGCTCATGACGGTCGACGAGAATCTGCAGATGGCGGCCTATACGCTGCGTGACGGCCGGGTGAAGGCGGAGCGGGACTACGTCTACGACCTCTTCCCGATCCTGAAGACGCGCCGCAACACGCTCGCTGGAAACATGTCGGGCGGCGAGCAGCAATTGCTGGAAGTGGCCATGGCCGTGCTTCAGCGGCCAAGGATTCTGCTGGTCGACGAGCCGTCAGTCGGACTTTCGCCGAGCGCGATCGGCATCGTGTTCGACGAGCTGCTCCGCATCAACGCGACCGGCCAGACCATATTGCTCGTCGAACAGAATACCAAGAAGGCCATGGAGGTTGCGCAGCGCGCCGTGATCCTGCGCCTCGGCAAGGTGATCTGGGACGGCCGGCCCGCGGATATCACCCATGATGAGCTCGGCGAACTGTTTCTCACCGGCCGCATGCGCGGCGAAACCGAGGTCGAGCACTAGGGGGCCCAGCGTTCGCCGCACACGAGTGCACACAGATACCAAACCTGAAGGACGACCAAGTGACGATCTTCGTGCCAGCTGCGCGTGTCTCGCGCATCAAGATTTCTCCGACGACGGCGGCTTCCGCGCGGATTCGCGAGCTCAAGGCGGCGGGACGCGACATCATCGACATGGCCATCGGGGAGCCGGATTTCGACACGCCCGATCACGTCAAGACAGCCGCGCATGCAGCGATCGATCGCGGCGAGACGAAATACACCGCGGTCAACGGCACCGTAGCGCTGCGCAAGGCGATCATCGCCGACTACGCGCGTCGTCTGGGGCTCGAATATGCCGACAACGAGATCTGCGTCGGTGGCGGCGCCAAGCAGATCCTGTTTCTTGCGCTGATGGCGAGCGTGGAGGAGGCGGCTGAGGTCATCATCCCCGCGCCCTATTGGGTCTCCTACCCCGATATGGTCATTGCCAATGACGGCACGCCGGTCATCGTCCGTTGCTCGGAGAACCAGGGCTTCAAGCTGACGGCAGATGCGCTTGAGGCCGCCATCACGCCAAGAACACGCTGGCTGATCCTCAATGCGCCCTCGAATCCGACGGGCGCGGCTTATTCGCGATCAGACCTTCAGGCGCTCGGCGAGGTCCTGCTGCGCCATTCGAATGTGCTGATCCTCTCCGACGACATCTATGACCAGATCTGGTACCGCGACGAGCCGGCAACCACGCTGGCGGCTGCCGTGCCCGCCCTGAAGGACCGAATCCTGCTCGCCAACGGCGTGTCGAAGACCTACGCCATGACCGGATGGCGGATCGGCTATGCGGCGGGTCCCGCGCCACTGATCGCCGCGATCAACAAGCTGCAGTCGCAGATCTCGTCGTGTCCGTCGTCGATCAGTCAGGCCGCAGCGGCCCATGCGCTCACGAGCGATCAGTCGTTCGTGCGTGACAGCGTCAAGCTCTACAAGGAACGCCGCGATTATGCCTGCGCGCGGCTGAATGCAATCGCTGGCCTGTCGTGTCTGGTGCCGGATGGTGCGTTCTACCTCTACCCCGGCTGTGCCGGGGTCATCGGCAAGACCACGCCGGACGGCAAGGTGATCGAGAACGATCTCGATTTCGTGCTCTATCTTCTGGATGACGTCGGCGTGGCGGCCGTGCAGGGCGCAGCGTACGGGCTATCACCTTATTTCCGCCTGTCCATTGCAACCTCGATGGAGGCGATCAGCGAGGCCTGCGACCGTATCGAGAAGGCCTGCAAGGCGCTTTCCTGAGCGCGCAGCGCGGGAATGCCGCGAAAACCCTTTTCCCGACAAGAATATCATTGAAATCAATGAGCTAGATAACGGATAGTGCTGCTCCAGACCGTCTTTCCAGGACCCACATCCGGCCCCAATGAGCGTCGATTTCAGGAAGCTGAAGAGCTTTGTCAAAGTCGTCGACGCCGGCAGCGTTTCGCGGGCTGCCGGTCTGTTGCGGACGGCGCAGCCCGCGCTGTCGCAGCAGATCGCTGCACTCGAGAGCCATTTCAAGCACAAGCTGCTTCTGCGTAGTAATCACGGCATTGTCCCGACCGAAGCGGGGCTCATCCTCTATCGCCATGCCCAACTGCTCCTGAAGCAGATCGAGCAGGCGCAGATCGATATCGATCAATCGACCAAGGCGCTGGCTGGGCGCGTGTCGATCGGGCTTGCGACCTATTCGGCATCGAGCACGTTGTCGCTGCCGATCCTGAAGGAGATGTCTACGCTACATCCGCAGATCATCGTCCATATCAACGACAGTTTCGGTTACGTCCTGAGCGAGCTCATCATGACCGGCAGGATGGATATGGCCGTCATCTACGGCTCCGGTCCGATCAAGGGCGTCAAGCTCCAGCCGTTGTTTCGGGAGGAGTTGTATCTGGTCTCCCGGTCGGAGAAGGCGGTGAAGAAGCTGGCCGACGAGCCCCTCCCGCTTTCGGCCCTTGCCGACGTCAAGCTGCTGCTGCCGAGCCAGGGTCATTTCCTGCGGCGCCTGATTGATGAATCGCTGGCGCGGGCGCGGGTGACGCCAAACGTGGTCTCGGAAATCGAATCCGTGTCGGCACTCGGAGCGGCGGTCACGGAAGGGCTCGGGGCGACCATCCTGCCTGCTTCAGTGGCCGCAAGCGCATCCAGCTTCGAAGGTGTCGAGGTCCGGCGGCTTGTTCGTCCCGCCATCGAGGCGACCGTCTCGCTGTGTGAGTCGGATCACCTGCCTCTCTCGGAGCCTGCGCTGGCGACACGATCCGTGCTTCTCACGGTGGTGGAGAAGCTGATGCGCAGCCATCCGCAAGGCATCCGCACGGTCTAGAATCCGCTTGCTGCGCCTCATCGCCGGGCCATCGCGACGCGGGCCCGCTCAGCGCCGGTCACGCAACGCCCATAAGCAAAATCTATGGCGGCAGACCGGAGTTGTGGTGGCCCGCGTCGGGTGCATTTCCTACCGTCGAAGACATCGCCGAACCCGGCGCTCTCGATCCCAGCCTTGATCGCACGGCAGAGCAGCAGCTCGAAAATCCTTCGGCATCCTGCACGGCGATCGCCTCGAGGAAAAAGATGGCCAAGCTCGCATTCGATACCGGGGGGACCTTCACCGATTTCGCGCTACTCGATGACGTCGGTGAATTGCACCTCCACAAGGTGCTGAGCACGCCGGACAATCCCGCCGAAGCCGTGGTGCGCGGCGTGTCCGAACTGCTCGAGCAGTTTCGCGAAGTCGTCGATCTCGACAAGCTCCAGGTGCTCGGCGCGACGACCGTGGTCACCAATGCTGTGCTGGAGCGGAAGGGCGTCAAGACCGGCTTCATCGCGACGGCTGGCTTCCAGGACATGCTGCGCATCCGCAATGAGGGGCGCTACGATCTCTACGACCTGAATTTGAAGTATCCGGATCCGCTGGTCACCCGCGCCAACAGCTTTGGCGCGCTGGAGCGAATGTCCGCCGGTGGCGACGTCGTAATGCCGTTGAACGAGGAGACGGTTCGCGAAATCGCTGGCCGGTTGCGCCATGAAGGCATCAAATCCGTCGCCGTCTGCCTGCTCCACGCCTACAAATATCCGGCCCACGAGCAGCGGATCGCGGCGCTGCTTCGAGAGGAAAATCCCGACATCTTCGTGTCGCTGTCTTCCGACGTCTGTCCGG encodes:
- a CDS encoding ABC transporter ATP-binding protein gives rise to the protein MAEPSLSIKGLRAGYGSLDILNGVDLDVPQGQFVALMGPNGAGKSTLLKTLYGMTTIKGGSVNWQGRDITALKSRAILAEGISWVPQGRCNFPLMTVDENLQMAAYTLRDGRVKAERDYVYDLFPILKTRRNTLAGNMSGGEQQLLEVAMAVLQRPRILLVDEPSVGLSPSAIGIVFDELLRINATGQTILLVEQNTKKAMEVAQRAVILRLGKVIWDGRPADITHDELGELFLTGRMRGETEVEH
- a CDS encoding branched-chain amino acid ABC transporter permease, whose protein sequence is MFYTIIEQVVNGIISGSVYAIVAVGMTMIFGVLRAINFAHGEYYMLGTFGAWFAIEYFDLPYPVAVVIGVVATAVIAVVVGNLVMQRIVGASAEAGVLATLGVSLILQNTTILVFGGSYKFFSGGYIEPVSILGLTLAEQRVLIIIVGLVVFVGLELMVTYSRMGKAMRAVSQNIECCAVVGIDVRQIALWTFILGACLAALSGVLTAPVNVSVYGGMGELITFKTLPIIIMGGLGNVRGTFVAAMILGIAESLVATYVGLQFRDTVGFATLMLVLMWRPHGLFSAQARF
- a CDS encoding branched-chain amino acid ABC transporter permease is translated as MTPAELSAVTPGRDLRVPFGIALAALACVAPLFLGNYPLHAIIIALIFLLPAHGLNLLLGYTGLLSLAQAAFFGIGAYTSALLAVHFGTPFYVNFLAAGLMAGAIALPLGIPALRLRATSFVMCTLGFVIIGQAIAKNWIGLTRGDMGLAAIPKPYFALGPASFTVSGTIGFYYLVLSIAAIATLVAYLIVRSPAGQNMIAIRENETLAESVGIPTWHYKLVVFMISAAFAGLGGSLYAHYLTVVSPLTFQMYYSTTMLIIVLGGGAGTVSGVIFGSLVFVGLTEALRVAPELRMIAYGLFLLGLVFWFPSGFAPLIGRFWSLLETRR
- the nac gene encoding nitrogen assimilation transcriptional regulator NAC; its protein translation is MSVDFRKLKSFVKVVDAGSVSRAAGLLRTAQPALSQQIAALESHFKHKLLLRSNHGIVPTEAGLILYRHAQLLLKQIEQAQIDIDQSTKALAGRVSIGLATYSASSTLSLPILKEMSTLHPQIIVHINDSFGYVLSELIMTGRMDMAVIYGSGPIKGVKLQPLFREELYLVSRSEKAVKKLADEPLPLSALADVKLLLPSQGHFLRRLIDESLARARVTPNVVSEIESVSALGAAVTEGLGATILPASVAASASSFEGVEVRRLVRPAIEATVSLCESDHLPLSEPALATRSVLLTVVEKLMRSHPQGIRTV
- a CDS encoding ABC transporter ATP-binding protein, coding for MTGLPILDISGLCKSYGAVRAVDCVDLHVDRGEICGLIGPNGSGKSTFFDCVTGLAKPNAGAVKLDGQDITGWSLNDIAREGRMLRSFQKTVVFGALDVEENLVIAGQMFTFPSVWSTFGIGSAARNRVAALRERARELIKIAGLWDVRSQPAGKLSGGQQKLIQFASMLMPEPKLILLDEPMAGINPKLIERVVESIRLANTSFGVSFLIIEHNIDVVTSLCQRVVVLDQGRKLAEGAPDDIVQNQAVREAYLGG
- a CDS encoding aspartate transaminase; amino-acid sequence: MTIFVPAARVSRIKISPTTAASARIRELKAAGRDIIDMAIGEPDFDTPDHVKTAAHAAIDRGETKYTAVNGTVALRKAIIADYARRLGLEYADNEICVGGGAKQILFLALMASVEEAAEVIIPAPYWVSYPDMVIANDGTPVIVRCSENQGFKLTADALEAAITPRTRWLILNAPSNPTGAAYSRSDLQALGEVLLRHSNVLILSDDIYDQIWYRDEPATTLAAAVPALKDRILLANGVSKTYAMTGWRIGYAAGPAPLIAAINKLQSQISSCPSSISQAAAAHALTSDQSFVRDSVKLYKERRDYACARLNAIAGLSCLVPDGAFYLYPGCAGVIGKTTPDGKVIENDLDFVLYLLDDVGVAAVQGAAYGLSPYFRLSIATSMEAISEACDRIEKACKALS